A window from Gossypium raimondii isolate GPD5lz chromosome 7, ASM2569854v1, whole genome shotgun sequence encodes these proteins:
- the LOC105798431 gene encoding uncharacterized protein LOC105798431 encodes MADNSHSNFKLKRHKMYPRVKVRVQEEEEDHFPPHNNNHHEPSLFLSFLESLSKQEKENKINSPPSNSISSITKAYITSPTPKDGGTVKKNKKQIGKDMKSNVKASSVLPPRAVLSSPDNDRMIGSINKLDYASSSASKKRPADVGTPSSPNIGKGHKPKTENVKHTPSAARTNIITKGGYNTDIVKPTPDSNVGKGPKAKNPGLAASTRKGVV; translated from the exons ATGGCAGACAACAGCCATTCgaatttcaaactaaaaagaCACAAAA TGTATCCAAGGGTGAAAGTGAGGgttcaagaagaagaagaggaccATTTCCCACCCCACAACAACAATCACCATGAACCCTCTCTGTTTTTGAGCTTTCTCGAATCTCTATCCAAACAAG AAAAGGAGAATAAAATCAATTCCCCAccttcaaattcaatttccagTATCACAAAAGCTTATATCACTAGCCCAACGCCAAAAG ATGGTGGAACAGTTAAGAAGAACAAGAAGCAGATTGGGAAAGATATGAAATCAAATGTAAAAGCTAGTTCAGTACTACCCCCTCGAGCTGTTCTGTCCAGTCCTG ATAACGATAGAATGATTGGGAGCATAAACAAGTTAGATTATGCAAGCTCCTCAGCTTCGAAGAAACGTCCAGCCGACGTTGGCACACCAAGTTCTCCCAACATTGGGAAAGGCCACAAGCCCAAGACTGAAAATGTTAAACACACTCCAAGTGCAGCACGAACCAATATTATTACCAAAGGTGGCTACAACACTGACATTGTTAAACCCACTCCAGATTCGAATGTTGGGAAAGGTCCCAAGGCTAAAAATCCTGGACTTGCTGCAAGTACTAGGAAGGGTGTCGTCTGA
- the LOC105798423 gene encoding mitochondrial import receptor subunit TOM9-2, whose protein sequence is MAAQPKRGGVHLPARRSASNSDPSILTKITSSAIVSRGKQAACDAAFVSNKLLRSTGKAAWIAGTTFLILFVPLIIEMDREQQFNELEIQQASLLGAPPTGPPHK, encoded by the coding sequence ATGGCGGCCCAACCCAAGCGAGGCGGTGTTCACCTGCCCGCTAGGCGATCTGCCTCCAACTCCGACCCCAGCATCCTCACCAAGATCACTTCCTCCGCCATCGTTTCTCGTGGTAAGCAGGCCGCCTGCGACGCCGCTTTCGTCTCCAACAAGCTCCTCCGTAGCACCGGCAAAGCCGCCTGGATCGCCGGGACAACCTTCTTGATCTTATTTGTCCCTTTGATCATCGAAATGGACCGCGAGCAGCAGTTCAATGAGCTCGAGATCCAGCAAGCTAGTCTCCTCGGTGCCCCGCCCACTGGACCACCCCATAAGTAA
- the LOC105798414 gene encoding plasmodesmata-located protein 1 isoform X3, translating into MYLAKHLDLKKAKENYNIKKQLPKEIKRTFSTAASGEDPNAINGLYQCRGDLSTSQCYSCVSKIPKISDKVCGKAVAARVQLSGCYLRYEIAGFKQVPETEFLYKVCGSSSSGRTEFEKRRETAFNMAEEGVKSGSSLFYTGDYQSVYVLAQCQGDMGTANCGDCVKTAFETAKNNCGDSVSAQLYLHKCYISYSYYPNGIPTISSGTGETRQRTQKTVAIAVGGVAGLGFLVVCLMFLKSVVKKRSKKHEGY; encoded by the exons atgtacctag CTAAGCACTTGGATTTGAAGAAAGCAAAGgaaaattacaacataaaaaaGCAACTTCCCAAAGAAATAAAG AGAACTTTCTCCACCGCAGCCTCTGGTGAAGACCCTAATGCAATCAATGGACTTTATCAATGCAGAGGGGACCTATCGACAAGCCAGTGTTACAGCTGTGTGAGCAAGATCCCGAAAATAAGTGATAAAGTTTGTGGGAAAGCAGTAGCAGCCAGGGTCCAGCTGAGTGGATGTTACTTAAGGTACGAGATAGCTGGGTTCAAACAGGTTCCAGAAACAGAGTTTTTGTACAAGGTATGTGGGTCGTCATCAAGTGGAAGAACCGAGTTTGAGAAGAGAAGAGAGACGGCTTTCAACATGGCGGAAGAAGGGGTGAAAAGTGGTAGCAGCTTGTTTTACACTGGGGATTATCAATCTGTTTATGTGTTAGCTCAGTGCCAGGGTGATATGGGTACAGCCAACTGTGGGGATTGCGTGAAAACTGCTTTTGAGACGGCAAAAAATAATTGTGGCGACTCTGTTTCAGCGCAGCTTTATTTGCACAAATGCTACATTAGTTATAGCTACTATCCCAATGGAATTCCAACTATATCTTCAG GGACCGGAGAGACGAGGCAACGTACACAAAAGACCGTGGCAATCGCAGTTGGAGGAGTTGCAGGTTTGGGGTTTCTTGTTGTTTGTTTGATGTTCCTTAAATCAGTGGTGAAGAAACGAAGTAAGAAACATGAAG GCTATTGA
- the LOC105798414 gene encoding plasmodesmata-located protein 1 isoform X1 — protein MGLPRKSPSLLSLSLVSITIFLGSFPFVATAADYTNLVFKGCADQKFQDPSGVYLQNLKNLMQDLVSQSSQRTFSTAASGEDPNAINGLYQCRGDLSTSQCYSCVSKIPKISDKVCGKAVAARVQLSGCYLRYEIAGFKQVPETEFLYKVCGSSSSGRTEFEKRRETAFNMAEEGVKSGSSLFYTGDYQSVYVLAQCQGDMGTANCGDCVKTAFETAKNNCGDSVSAQLYLHKCYISYSYYPNGIPTISSGTGETRQRTQKTVAIAVGGVAGLGFLVVCLMFLKSVVKKRSKKHEGY, from the exons ATGGGTTTGCCTAGGAAATCCCCTTCTTTGCTCTCTCTATCTTTGGTTTCAATCACAATCTTTTTGGGGTCCTTTCCTTTTGTTGCTACAGCTGCAGATTATACTAACTTGGTGTTTAAGGGCTGTGCTGACCAGAAATTTCAAGACCCATCTGGGGTTTACTTACAGAACCTCAAAAATCTaatgcaagatttggtttcacAATCATCACAGAGAACTTTCTCCACCGCAGCCTCTGGTGAAGACCCTAATGCAATCAATGGACTTTATCAATGCAGAGGGGACCTATCGACAAGCCAGTGTTACAGCTGTGTGAGCAAGATCCCGAAAATAAGTGATAAAGTTTGTGGGAAAGCAGTAGCAGCCAGGGTCCAGCTGAGTGGATGTTACTTAAGGTACGAGATAGCTGGGTTCAAACAGGTTCCAGAAACAGAGTTTTTGTACAAGGTATGTGGGTCGTCATCAAGTGGAAGAACCGAGTTTGAGAAGAGAAGAGAGACGGCTTTCAACATGGCGGAAGAAGGGGTGAAAAGTGGTAGCAGCTTGTTTTACACTGGGGATTATCAATCTGTTTATGTGTTAGCTCAGTGCCAGGGTGATATGGGTACAGCCAACTGTGGGGATTGCGTGAAAACTGCTTTTGAGACGGCAAAAAATAATTGTGGCGACTCTGTTTCAGCGCAGCTTTATTTGCACAAATGCTACATTAGTTATAGCTACTATCCCAATGGAATTCCAACTATATCTTCAG GGACCGGAGAGACGAGGCAACGTACACAAAAGACCGTGGCAATCGCAGTTGGAGGAGTTGCAGGTTTGGGGTTTCTTGTTGTTTGTTTGATGTTCCTTAAATCAGTGGTGAAGAAACGAAGTAAGAAACATGAAG GCTATTGA
- the LOC105798414 gene encoding plasmodesmata-located protein 1 isoform X2 — protein MGLPRKSPSLLSLSLVSITIFLGSFPFVATAADYTNLVFKGCADQKFQDPSGVYLQNLKNLMQDLVSQSSQRTFSTAASGEDPNAINGLYQCRGDLSTSQCYSCVSKIPKISDKVCGKAVAARVQLSGCYLRYEIAGFKQVPETEFLYKVCGSSSSGRTEFEKRRETAFNMAEEGVKSGSSLFYTGDYQSVYVLAQCQGDMGTANCGDCVKTAFETAKNNCGDSVSAQLYLHKCYISYSYYPNGIPTISSGKAGEKNKINHHIYQLITC, from the coding sequence ATGGGTTTGCCTAGGAAATCCCCTTCTTTGCTCTCTCTATCTTTGGTTTCAATCACAATCTTTTTGGGGTCCTTTCCTTTTGTTGCTACAGCTGCAGATTATACTAACTTGGTGTTTAAGGGCTGTGCTGACCAGAAATTTCAAGACCCATCTGGGGTTTACTTACAGAACCTCAAAAATCTaatgcaagatttggtttcacAATCATCACAGAGAACTTTCTCCACCGCAGCCTCTGGTGAAGACCCTAATGCAATCAATGGACTTTATCAATGCAGAGGGGACCTATCGACAAGCCAGTGTTACAGCTGTGTGAGCAAGATCCCGAAAATAAGTGATAAAGTTTGTGGGAAAGCAGTAGCAGCCAGGGTCCAGCTGAGTGGATGTTACTTAAGGTACGAGATAGCTGGGTTCAAACAGGTTCCAGAAACAGAGTTTTTGTACAAGGTATGTGGGTCGTCATCAAGTGGAAGAACCGAGTTTGAGAAGAGAAGAGAGACGGCTTTCAACATGGCGGAAGAAGGGGTGAAAAGTGGTAGCAGCTTGTTTTACACTGGGGATTATCAATCTGTTTATGTGTTAGCTCAGTGCCAGGGTGATATGGGTACAGCCAACTGTGGGGATTGCGTGAAAACTGCTTTTGAGACGGCAAAAAATAATTGTGGCGACTCTGTTTCAGCGCAGCTTTATTTGCACAAATGCTACATTAGTTATAGCTACTATCCCAATGGAATTCCAACTATATCTTCAGGTAAAGCTggagaaaagaacaaaataaatcaTCATATCTACCAATTAATTACCTGTTGA